In a single window of the Coregonus clupeaformis isolate EN_2021a chromosome 10, ASM2061545v1, whole genome shotgun sequence genome:
- the LOC121575989 gene encoding putative nuclease HARBI1, with the protein MRLEQGAAGAAWLIGDRGYALAPCLMTPLTNPQTHQEASNNQRHARTRSTIGILKGRWMCLDTAGGKLLYEPEKVCRIIMACCVLHNIAMKRGVPLPPPHQDVRPDALLGPDNRLCVEVRQQIISRF; encoded by the exons ATGCGCCTGGAACAAGGAGCTGCTGGAGCCGCATGGCTCATTG GAGATCGGGGGTATGCCCTTGCGCCCTGCCTAATGACGCCACTAACAAACCCTCAGACGCACCAAGAGGCCTCTAATAACCAGAGGCACGCACGCACCCGCTCCACCATTGGTATTCTGAAGGGACGCTGGatgtgtttggacacagcagGTGGTAAGCTGCTTTACGAGCCAGAGAAG GTTTGCAGAATAATCATGGCCTGTTGTGTGTTACACAACATCGCTATGAAGCGAGGTGTTCCACTGCCGCCACCACACCAGGATGTGCGTCCTGACGCATTGCTGGGACCAGACAACCGACTTTGCGTGGAAGTCAGACAACAAATAATTTCTCGTTTTTGA
- the LOC121575990 gene encoding DNA damage-regulated autophagy modulator protein 2-like — translation MWWFQQGMCILPVALVLWTAATFIFAYITAVLLRHVDPLVPYISDTGTVAPERCVFGIMLDVSAFLGIATMYIRYKQVQALTIEEESKLHKLNILGLMLGWTSSFGMCIVANFQKTTLFSMHLVGAILTFGVGALYILVQTLVSLYMQPHVHGKSIFWVRLSIGVWTFASIISMFVSSVIMYSSLPGVDVAHKLHWIPGETGYIPHIISTISEWSLALSFISFFLTYIRDFQKVTLRAEVDLQSNHLYDSPHYSITTPVNQSETSPLMAGGI, via the exons ATGTGGTGGTTCCAGCAGGGTATGTGTATTCTACCGGTGGCTCTGGTGTTATGGACGGCAGCCACGTTCATCTTTGCTTACATCACTGCTGTGCTGCTGAGACATGTGGACCCACTGGTACCATACATTAG TGACACAGGGACGGTTGCCCCAGAGAGATGTGTGTTTGGAATCATGCTGGATGTCTCAGCATTCTTAG GCATAGCCACCATGTACATACGCTACAAGCAGGTCCAAGCCTTGACGATCGAAGAGGAGTCGAAGCTCCATAAACTCAACATCTTGGGTTTGATGCTGGGATGGACTAGCTCCTTTGGCATGTGCATTGTCGCTAACTTTCAG AAAACGACTCTGTTCTCCATGCACCTGGTGGGGGCGATATTAACGTTTGGCGTGGGGGCACTGTACATCCTTGTGCAGACCTTGGTGTCTCTGTACATGCAGCCTCATGTCCACGGGAAGAGCATCTTCTGGGTCCGACTCAGCATCGGAGTCTGGACCTTTGCCAGCATCATCAGCA TGTTTGTGTCATCTGTCATCATGTACAGCAGTCTGCCTGGAGTGGACGTGGCCCATAAACTGCACTGGATACCTGGAGAGACG GGCTACATCCCTCACATCATCAGCACCATCTCTGAGTGGTCTCTGGCTCTCTCCTTCATCAGTTTCTTCCTCACTTACATCCGAGACTTCCAG AAAGTAACGCTGCGGGCAGAGGTGGACCTACAGAGCAATCACCTCTACGATTCACCACACTACAGCATCACCACACCGGTCAACCAATCTGAGACCTCCCCATTGATGGCGGGGGGCATCTGA